In Treponema denticola, one genomic interval encodes:
- a CDS encoding TatD family hydrolase, which translates to MFSDSHAHFFMIFKRNEGDASFLHTMMERKFRFAMDIGTQPGDLKERQKFISEVFEGKIQGQETVHLPEHFPDFMHFAAGLWPHAESIAEPEKALAALKIDIDTLFLQKTEAETTNSGKPFYCGLGECGLDRYWNGPAAEKRGGDLNSEEKGTSDIEGEEFLFKEQLKIAKEKNLSVIVHSRDAYEDTLKCIDEVSHHKGIIHCYSYGLKEAYSFLERGWYISFPGNITYAKKQADKDRIAELVRAIPADKLLLETDAPYLAPVPFRGKINTPLLIEYTYAAVSEILGKSMEALAEQIYQNCCSCFSVK; encoded by the coding sequence ATGTTTTCCGATTCTCATGCACATTTTTTTATGATTTTTAAACGAAATGAAGGCGATGCTTCATTTTTACATACAATGATGGAACGCAAATTCAGGTTTGCCATGGATATAGGTACTCAACCGGGAGATTTAAAAGAAAGACAAAAATTTATTTCGGAGGTTTTTGAAGGTAAAATACAAGGGCAAGAGACCGTTCATTTGCCTGAGCATTTTCCCGATTTTATGCATTTTGCGGCGGGCCTTTGGCCCCATGCCGAAAGCATTGCTGAGCCTGAAAAGGCTCTTGCAGCCTTAAAAATCGATATCGATACTCTTTTTTTACAAAAAACCGAAGCGGAAACGACTAATTCGGGTAAGCCCTTTTATTGCGGCCTTGGAGAATGCGGGCTTGACCGTTATTGGAACGGTCCTGCTGCCGAAAAAAGAGGAGGGGATTTAAATTCCGAAGAAAAAGGCACAAGCGATATAGAAGGGGAGGAGTTTCTTTTTAAGGAGCAGTTAAAAATCGCAAAGGAAAAAAATCTTTCCGTAATCGTTCATTCAAGGGATGCTTACGAAGATACCCTAAAATGTATTGATGAGGTAAGCCATCACAAGGGGATAATTCACTGCTATTCCTACGGGCTTAAAGAGGCATATTCCTTTTTGGAAAGGGGCTGGTATATTTCCTTTCCCGGAAACATAACCTATGCTAAAAAGCAGGCCGATAAGGATAGGATTGCAGAGCTTGTAAGGGCGATTCCTGCCGATAAGCTCTTGCTTGAAACGGATGCCCCGTATTTAGCCCCTGTTCCTTTTAGGGGAAAAATAAATACTCCTCTTTTAATAGAATACACCTATGCTGCAGTTTCCGAGATCTTAGGTAAATCTATGGAAGCTTTGGCGGAACAGATTTATCAAAACTGCTGTTCTTGTTTTTCGGTAAAGTAG
- a CDS encoding septal ring lytic transglycosylase RlpA family protein, translated as MKKAILMLILSLSFMHFLTAQGEIISDETYASYYGEAFNGRPTANGEIFDMNAYTAAHKTLPFGTLVEVTNLENGKKVIVRINDRGPFIGNREIDVSKAAAIALDMLSNGVVRVSLRKVDPNNMGVFTVTETSEKPVNQEKAPIKTEETSSRERDLAKIEETAAQSPNYTESDTTNKSLVYMPAKASETEGVLWRIQLGSFKREENALRLVIKLRKIGFEPAYEKTETTTRVVLYGIRPHELEKVKKVLESNSFNDYILRQESW; from the coding sequence ATGAAAAAAGCAATCCTTATGTTAATTTTGTCCTTATCCTTTATGCATTTTTTAACTGCACAGGGAGAAATTATAAGCGATGAAACTTATGCTTCGTACTACGGGGAAGCCTTTAACGGAAGACCTACCGCAAACGGAGAAATATTCGATATGAATGCTTATACGGCGGCTCATAAAACCCTTCCTTTCGGTACCCTTGTTGAAGTTACCAACTTGGAGAACGGAAAAAAGGTCATCGTAAGAATCAACGATAGAGGCCCCTTTATAGGTAACCGCGAAATAGATGTTTCAAAGGCTGCCGCAATCGCCTTGGATATGCTGTCTAATGGGGTTGTAAGGGTAAGCCTAAGGAAGGTAGATCCTAACAATATGGGAGTTTTTACGGTTACAGAAACTTCAGAAAAACCTGTCAATCAGGAAAAGGCTCCCATAAAAACGGAAGAAACAAGCAGCAGAGAAAGGGATTTGGCCAAAATAGAAGAAACGGCTGCACAATCTCCAAACTACACGGAATCCGATACAACAAATAAAAGCCTTGTATACATGCCTGCCAAGGCCTCGGAAACAGAAGGCGTTTTATGGAGAATTCAGCTGGGTTCATTTAAGCGTGAAGAAAATGCTCTAAGGCTTGTAATCAAATTAAGAAAGATAGGCTTTGAACCCGCCTATGAAAAAACGGAAACAACTACAAGGGTTGTTTTATACGGTATTAGACCTCATGAGCTTGAAAAAGTAAAAAAAGTACTTGAGTCAAACTCTTTTAACGATTATATACTTCGCCAAGAAAGTTGGTAA
- a CDS encoding omptin family outer membrane protease has translation MIKMKIISYKCFIFFYFFLFVSAHAISSEEGKTLFSFSVSPSLIAGSGFEYVFNTDSHINSKLDWPLLPGGGLTAGTEFKLKSGFYFSFVSSFIIPAYSGRMFDYDYENNYVPDMLTRFSEHEAYVKKGLDLNLNIGFMKLLVMYKTSSDIKIYCSPSIGIRYILNSWDAVGGYTKYPPKTNPPSSVLPDTPIVPFAGLGISYKQNFILPCIGFLFRFEFQRYWKINLSTQFCPSVIGFAEDLHYRREHGGLKFLDVFKKKNLSFYLYLSAEKRLSKYFPFFSSVDYTSITAYNGKTFVYFLESGLLKDVSDTGDAGSSLHYTRINLGFIFHIK, from the coding sequence ATGATAAAGATGAAGATTATCAGTTATAAATGTTTTATTTTTTTTTATTTTTTTCTTTTTGTAAGCGCTCATGCTATTTCATCCGAAGAAGGGAAAACTTTATTTAGTTTTTCTGTTTCTCCGTCTCTTATAGCCGGTTCGGGATTTGAGTATGTTTTTAACACTGACTCACATATTAACAGCAAGCTTGATTGGCCTCTTTTGCCTGGCGGAGGCCTTACTGCCGGTACCGAATTTAAGCTTAAAAGCGGATTTTACTTCTCTTTTGTTTCTTCATTTATAATACCTGCTTATTCGGGCAGGATGTTTGACTATGATTATGAAAATAATTATGTTCCCGATATGCTTACTCGTTTTTCAGAGCACGAGGCTTATGTTAAAAAAGGCTTAGATTTAAATTTAAATATCGGTTTTATGAAGCTTCTTGTTATGTATAAAACATCTTCGGACATAAAAATCTATTGTTCTCCATCTATAGGAATAAGGTATATTTTAAATTCATGGGATGCTGTGGGCGGTTACACCAAGTATCCCCCTAAGACAAATCCGCCAAGTTCTGTTTTACCTGATACTCCTATAGTTCCCTTTGCAGGACTCGGAATAAGTTATAAACAAAACTTTATTTTACCCTGTATAGGATTTTTATTTAGATTTGAATTCCAAAGATATTGGAAGATTAATTTATCTACTCAGTTTTGCCCGAGTGTTATCGGGTTTGCAGAGGATTTACACTATAGAAGAGAGCATGGAGGCTTAAAATTTTTAGATGTATTTAAAAAGAAAAATCTATCTTTTTATTTATATCTTTCAGCGGAAAAAAGACTTTCAAAGTATTTTCCTTTTTTTTCTTCCGTTGACTACACCTCGATTACGGCTTATAACGGAAAAACCTTTGTTTATTTTTTAGAATCCGGTTTATTAAAGGATGTGTCTGACACAGGGGATGCAGGGTCTTCCTTGCATTATACCCGCATCAATTTAGGCTTTATATTTCATATAAAATAG